A part of Miscanthus floridulus cultivar M001 chromosome 6, ASM1932011v1, whole genome shotgun sequence genomic DNA contains:
- the LOC136461568 gene encoding uncharacterized protein isoform X2 — MKDSQDIQSTTELQSSAQGTNEVQSQQPNPMATDAPAGNSGSLSVASNDNKKVSREDIELVQNLIERCLQLYMNKGEVVRTLSTRARIEPGFTTLVWQKLEEENSEFFRDYYIRLKLKRQIILFNHLLQHQYNLMKYPAPPNIPLAPIQNGIHHMPVSNLPMGYPVLQQPIMPAPGQPHMDPMACGLSSGHVVNGIPAGGYHPMRMNSGNDMVVDSGAPEAPHAGAMSSEMAVSPSSAASSNHAPFTPSEIPGMTMDVSALDSAFGSDVGNPGSLQLGPDGSSRDSIRSLGQLWNFSLSDLTADLTSLGDLDVLENYTGTPFLPSDSDILLDSPDQDDIVEYFADAINGSPSDEEKS, encoded by the exons ATGAAGGATTCTCAG GATATTCAGAGCACGACAGAGTTGCAGTCATCAGCACAAGGTACTAATGAAGTGCAAAGTCAGCAACCAAACCCAATGGCCACTGATGCTCCTGCAGGAAATTCGGGTTCCTTATCTGTAGCTAGTAATGACAATAAGAAGGTGTCTCGCGAAGATATTGAACTT GTTCAGAATTTGATAGAGCGTTGTCTACAGCTATACATGAACAAAGGAGAAGTTGTTAGAACTCTTTCTACTCGTGCTAGAATAGAACCTGGCTTCACTACTTTAG TATGGCAGAAACTTGAAGAAGAGAACTCTGAGTTCTTTAGGGATTACTATATACGGCTGAAATTGAAAAGGCAGATCATCTTGTTCAATCATTTATTGCAACACCAGTACAATTTAATGAAATATCCAGCACCTCCAAATATTCCATTGGCTCCAATACAAAATGGAATTCATCATATGCCAG TTAGCAATTTACCAATGGGGTATCCAGTACTTCAGCAGCCTATCATGCCTGCTCCTGGCCAGCCTCACATGGATCCAATGGCCTGTGGTCTGTCCAGTGGTCATGTGGTTAATGGAATACCTGCAGGTGGTTATCATCCAATGCGCATGAACTCCGGAAACGA CATGGTTGTGGACAGTGGAGCACCTGAAGCACCACATGCTGGTGCTATGTCATCTGAGATGGCTGTGAGTCCCTCATCAGCGGCTTCAAGCAACCATGCTCCATTTACGCCATCAGAGATACCAGGCATGACCATGGATGTATCAGCCCTAGACTCGGCATTTGGATCTGATGTGGGGAATCCTGGATCTCTGCAATTAGGACCAGATGGCTCATCAAGAGACTCTATTAGATCCTTAGGGCAGCTCTGGAATTTCAGCCTCTCTGATCTAACAGCAGATTTGACGAGTTTGGGAG ATTTGGACGTGCTGGAGAACTACACTGGCACCCCTTTCCTGCCTTCAGATTCGGACATTTTGCTTGATTCCCCAGATCAAGATGATATAG TCGAATATTTTGCTGACGCCATCAACGGGTCTCCGTCAGACGAAGAGAAATCATAG
- the LOC136461568 gene encoding uncharacterized protein isoform X1 — MKDSQDIQSTTELQSSAQGTNEVQSQQPNPMATDAPAGNSGSLSVASNDNKKVSREDIELVQNLIERCLQLYMNKGEVVRTLSTRARIEPGFTTLVWQKLEEENSEFFRDYYIRLKLKRQIILFNHLLQHQYNLMKYPAPPNIPLAPIQNGIHHMPVSNLPMGYPVLQQPIMPAPGQPHMDPMACGLSSGHVVNGIPAGGYHPMRMNSGNDMVVDSGAPEAPHAGAMSSEMAVSPSSAASSNHAPFTPSEIPGMTMDVSALDSAFGSDVGNPGSLQLGPDGSSRDSIRSLGQLWNFSLSDLTADLTSLGADLDVLENYTGTPFLPSDSDILLDSPDQDDIVEYFADAINGSPSDEEKS, encoded by the exons ATGAAGGATTCTCAG GATATTCAGAGCACGACAGAGTTGCAGTCATCAGCACAAGGTACTAATGAAGTGCAAAGTCAGCAACCAAACCCAATGGCCACTGATGCTCCTGCAGGAAATTCGGGTTCCTTATCTGTAGCTAGTAATGACAATAAGAAGGTGTCTCGCGAAGATATTGAACTT GTTCAGAATTTGATAGAGCGTTGTCTACAGCTATACATGAACAAAGGAGAAGTTGTTAGAACTCTTTCTACTCGTGCTAGAATAGAACCTGGCTTCACTACTTTAG TATGGCAGAAACTTGAAGAAGAGAACTCTGAGTTCTTTAGGGATTACTATATACGGCTGAAATTGAAAAGGCAGATCATCTTGTTCAATCATTTATTGCAACACCAGTACAATTTAATGAAATATCCAGCACCTCCAAATATTCCATTGGCTCCAATACAAAATGGAATTCATCATATGCCAG TTAGCAATTTACCAATGGGGTATCCAGTACTTCAGCAGCCTATCATGCCTGCTCCTGGCCAGCCTCACATGGATCCAATGGCCTGTGGTCTGTCCAGTGGTCATGTGGTTAATGGAATACCTGCAGGTGGTTATCATCCAATGCGCATGAACTCCGGAAACGA CATGGTTGTGGACAGTGGAGCACCTGAAGCACCACATGCTGGTGCTATGTCATCTGAGATGGCTGTGAGTCCCTCATCAGCGGCTTCAAGCAACCATGCTCCATTTACGCCATCAGAGATACCAGGCATGACCATGGATGTATCAGCCCTAGACTCGGCATTTGGATCTGATGTGGGGAATCCTGGATCTCTGCAATTAGGACCAGATGGCTCATCAAGAGACTCTATTAGATCCTTAGGGCAGCTCTGGAATTTCAGCCTCTCTGATCTAACAGCAGATTTGACGAGTTTGGGAG CAGATTTGGACGTGCTGGAGAACTACACTGGCACCCCTTTCCTGCCTTCAGATTCGGACATTTTGCTTGATTCCCCAGATCAAGATGATATAG TCGAATATTTTGCTGACGCCATCAACGGGTCTCCGTCAGACGAAGAGAAATCATAG